ACGAACCCACCAGTTCCACCGGCCAGCGCACAGCGCACCCACGGCCGGTGGAGCCGCGCGCGCGGCGGGAGTCCAGGTCCCCCCACACCCACGCTCCCGCCGCGCGCCCTGCTCCCCGGAACGGCTCAGCCGGCGGTGGTGAGGTACGCGTCGATCTCCGCGGTGATCCGCTGCTTGCCGGCCGCGTCGAGGAAGGACGCGGCCACCCCGTTGCGGGCGAGCCCGGCCAGCCCCTGCGGGCCCACCCCGAGCAGCCGGGCCGCCACCGCGTACTCGTCGTTGAGGGTGGTGCCGAACATCGGCGGGTCGTCGGAGTTGATGGTGACCAGCAGGCCGGCCTCGACCAACCGGGGCAGCGGGTGCTCGTCGAGGCTGGCCACGGCGCGGGTACGCACGTTGGACGTCGGACAGATCTCCATCCCGATCTGCTGCTCGGCCAGGTAGGCGAGCAGCTCCGGGTCCTGGGCGGCGGAGATGCCGTGCCCGATCCGCTCGGCGCCCAGCTCGTTCAGCGCGTCCCAGACGGTCTGCGGGCCGGTGGTCTCCCCCGCGTGCGGCACCGAACGCAGTCCCGCCGCGCGGGCCTGGTCGAAGTAGGGCCGGAACTGCGGCCGGGGTACGCCGATCTCCGGGCCGCCCAGGCCGAAGCTGATCAGCCCGTCGGGGCGCTCGTCCAGCGCGATGCGCAGCGTCTCCTCGGCCGCCGGAAGGCCCGCCTCGCCCGGAATGTCGAAGCACCAGCGCAGGTCGAGGCCGAAGTCGGCCGAGGCGCGCTTGCGGGCGTCCTCGATGGCCTCGCAGAACGCCGGCGCGGGGATACCCCGGCGCACGTGCGAGTACGGGGTGATGGTCAGCTCCGCGTACCGGACCTGCTGGCGGGCCAGCTCGCGGGCCACCTCGTGGGTGAGGATCCAGACGTCCTCGGGGTCACGGATGAGGTCCACCACGCTCAGGTACACCTCGATGAAGTGCGCGAAGTCGCGGAACTCGAAGTAGTTGGCGAGCGCATCCGGGTCGGCCGGCACCGGGGTGCGTCCCTCATGCCGGGCGGCCAGCTCGGCGACGATGCGGGGCGAGGCGGAGCCGACGTGGTGCACGTGCAGCTCCA
Above is a window of Micromonospora coriariae DNA encoding:
- a CDS encoding adenosine deaminase, translating into MTDLPTFIAGLPKVELHVHHVGSASPRIVAELAARHEGRTPVPADPDALANYFEFRDFAHFIEVYLSVVDLIRDPEDVWILTHEVARELARQQVRYAELTITPYSHVRRGIPAPAFCEAIEDARKRASADFGLDLRWCFDIPGEAGLPAAEETLRIALDERPDGLISFGLGGPEIGVPRPQFRPYFDQARAAGLRSVPHAGETTGPQTVWDALNELGAERIGHGISAAQDPELLAYLAEQQIGMEICPTSNVRTRAVASLDEHPLPRLVEAGLLVTINSDDPPMFGTTLNDEYAVAARLLGVGPQGLAGLARNGVAASFLDAAGKQRITAEIDAYLTTAG